One genomic region from Salinicola endophyticus encodes:
- a CDS encoding DeoR/GlpR family transcriptional regulator yields the protein MTQQDRHDAIIALVKRQGYAAIEQLATEFSVTPQTIRRDLNQLAEEGAVRRVHGGAGLESSTVNTAYHTRKTLNLEAKRRIAELLVTQIPDSASLFINIGTSNEFIAEALCQHSGLEVITNNLNVAAILQHKTDFNVIVAGGQVRSRDGGIIGEATIDFINQFKVDYGIIGISGIDRDGSLLEFDYQEVRVAQAIIRNSRQVYLAADHSKFQRNAVVRQGNLSQVDAFFTDRQPPDTLVRLMHEHGVELHVAGEPGAGQAASD from the coding sequence ATGACTCAGCAGGACCGCCACGACGCCATCATCGCCCTGGTCAAGCGCCAGGGCTACGCCGCCATCGAGCAGCTGGCGACAGAGTTCAGCGTCACCCCGCAGACCATCCGCCGGGATCTCAACCAGCTCGCCGAGGAGGGCGCGGTACGCCGAGTCCACGGCGGTGCCGGGCTGGAATCGAGCACCGTCAACACTGCCTACCACACCCGCAAGACGCTCAATCTCGAGGCCAAGCGACGCATCGCCGAGCTGCTGGTCACCCAGATCCCCGACTCGGCGTCGCTGTTCATCAACATCGGCACCAGCAACGAATTCATCGCCGAGGCGCTGTGCCAGCACAGCGGGCTCGAGGTGATCACCAACAATCTCAACGTCGCCGCCATCCTGCAGCACAAGACCGACTTCAACGTCATCGTCGCCGGTGGCCAGGTGCGCTCCCGGGACGGCGGCATCATCGGCGAGGCGACGATCGACTTCATCAATCAGTTCAAGGTCGACTACGGGATCATCGGCATCAGCGGCATCGACCGCGACGGCTCGCTGCTGGAGTTCGACTATCAGGAAGTGCGCGTGGCCCAGGCGATCATCCGCAACTCGCGCCAGGTCTATCTCGCCGCCGACCACTCCAAGTTCCAGCGCAACGCCGTGGTACGCCAGGGCAACCTGAGCCAGGTCGACGCCTTCTTCACCGACCGCCAGCCGCCGGATACCCTGGTCCGCCTGATGCACGAGCACGGCGTCGAGCTGCATGTCGCCGGCGAACCGGGAGCGGGCCAAGCGGCATCGGATTGA
- a CDS encoding ABC transporter ATP-binding protein, whose product MSLQLENVTLKVRGETYIDEANLQLDSGSFNVLLGHTLAGKTTLMRLMAGLDTPSRGRVWLGSRDMTDVPVRQRNVSMVYQQFINYPTLTVFDNIASPLKQAKVARSEIQRRVEETAHMLGIDHLLGRYPQALSGGQQQRTAMARALVKDADLVLFDEPLVNLDYKLRESLRVEMRKLFASRDTLAVYATTEPAEALALGGTTVLLKEGRIVQSGPSGEVYRQPCNMEAASLFGEPPINLMAAEIAGGECRIGRQRLPLPAAWQRLAEGHYRLGVRPHHVSLAPLSTVETLCLPVQVRVAEIGGSETFLHMHHDEIDLVAHLGGIHELAVDQALEIHLPCTEMFVFEPGGELLLSPAFPATAARA is encoded by the coding sequence ATGTCATTACAACTCGAAAACGTGACGTTGAAGGTGCGCGGCGAGACTTATATCGACGAGGCCAATCTGCAGCTCGACAGCGGCTCGTTCAACGTCCTGCTCGGTCATACGCTGGCCGGCAAGACCACCCTGATGCGCCTGATGGCGGGGCTGGATACGCCCAGCCGTGGACGCGTATGGCTGGGCAGCCGCGACATGACCGATGTGCCGGTCCGTCAACGCAATGTGTCGATGGTGTATCAGCAATTCATAAACTATCCCACCCTGACTGTCTTCGACAATATCGCCTCGCCGCTCAAGCAGGCCAAGGTGGCGCGGAGCGAGATCCAGCGCCGGGTCGAGGAGACCGCCCACATGCTGGGCATCGACCATCTGCTCGGACGCTATCCGCAGGCGCTCTCCGGCGGCCAGCAGCAGCGTACGGCGATGGCACGGGCGCTGGTCAAGGACGCTGACCTGGTGCTGTTCGACGAGCCGCTGGTCAACCTCGACTACAAACTGCGTGAGTCGCTGCGAGTGGAGATGCGCAAGCTGTTCGCGTCGCGCGACACCCTGGCGGTCTACGCCACGACCGAACCCGCCGAAGCGCTCGCGTTGGGTGGCACCACGGTGCTGCTCAAGGAGGGGCGCATCGTCCAGAGCGGCCCTAGCGGGGAGGTCTATCGCCAGCCCTGCAACATGGAGGCCGCGAGCCTGTTCGGCGAGCCGCCGATCAATCTGATGGCGGCCGAGATCGCGGGCGGCGAGTGTCGTATCGGCCGCCAGCGGCTGCCGCTGCCGGCGGCCTGGCAGCGTCTGGCAGAGGGCCATTATCGCCTCGGCGTGCGGCCGCATCATGTGTCGCTGGCGCCGCTGTCCACGGTGGAAACGCTGTGCCTGCCGGTACAGGTGCGGGTGGCCGAGATCGGCGGTTCCGAGACCTTCCTGCATATGCATCACGACGAGATCGATCTGGTCGCGCATCTGGGCGGTATCCACGAGCTGGCGGTGGATCAGGCGCTCGAGATCCATCTGCCGTGCACCGAAATGTTCGTGTTCGAGCCGGGCGGGGAGCTGTTGCTCTCGCCGGCGTTCCCTGCCACCGCGGCGCGCGCCTGA
- the glpD gene encoding glycerol-3-phosphate dehydrogenase: MSTVAQDKTYDMIVVGGGINGTGIANDAAGRGLSVLLCEQADLASATSSASSKLIHGGLRYLEHREFRLVREALREREVMLRKAPHIVWPMRFILPHQPHLRPAWMIRAGLFLYDHLSHRDSLPNAKRLTFDAQGPLVPEIKRGFEYSDCWVDDARLVLLNALQAQDKGADIRLRTRCSAASEENGGWRVTLENRLSGETSQVRGKVLVNASGPWVESFVKGSAQRQSRYGIRMIQGSHLIVPRLNQDERAYILQNQDGRIVFVLPYQQHYSLIGTTDRRYQGDPSQVGISEEEIGYLLEVLNGHFQRQLSRDDVIATYSGVRPLCDDESENPSAMTRDYTLDLDTHGAPLLSIFGGKITTYRKLAEAALHKLKPLLPQMRAAWTAEATLPGGDIDGREAFAARLQRDYAFLPTAWTERFASSYGSLCLHFLDGVKRLETLGEEFGGGLTRAEVDYLIDHEWARASDDILWRRTKLGLVLTPAQVEALDAYLATHPSLTATSPAVAMGEV; the protein is encoded by the coding sequence ATGAGCACGGTGGCTCAAGACAAGACCTACGACATGATCGTCGTGGGCGGCGGCATCAATGGCACCGGTATCGCCAACGATGCCGCCGGCCGCGGTCTATCGGTACTGCTGTGCGAACAGGCCGACCTGGCCAGCGCTACATCTTCCGCCAGCAGCAAGCTGATCCATGGTGGGCTGCGCTATCTCGAACACCGCGAGTTTCGGCTGGTCCGCGAAGCGCTGCGCGAGCGTGAGGTGATGCTGCGCAAGGCACCGCATATCGTCTGGCCGATGCGCTTCATCCTGCCCCACCAGCCGCACCTGCGCCCCGCCTGGATGATCCGTGCCGGGCTCTTCCTCTATGACCACCTCAGTCACCGCGACAGCCTGCCCAACGCCAAGCGGCTGACATTCGATGCCCAAGGTCCCCTCGTGCCGGAGATCAAGCGCGGCTTCGAGTACTCCGACTGCTGGGTGGACGACGCCCGCCTGGTGCTGCTCAACGCGCTCCAGGCCCAGGACAAGGGCGCCGATATCCGCCTGCGCACGCGCTGCAGCGCGGCGAGCGAGGAGAATGGCGGCTGGCGGGTGACCTTGGAGAACCGTCTCTCCGGCGAGACCAGCCAGGTACGCGGCAAGGTACTGGTCAACGCCAGCGGCCCGTGGGTCGAGTCCTTCGTCAAGGGCAGCGCCCAGCGCCAGTCACGCTACGGTATCCGCATGATCCAGGGCAGCCACCTGATCGTGCCGCGGCTCAACCAGGACGAGCGCGCCTACATTCTGCAGAACCAGGATGGGCGTATCGTCTTCGTGCTGCCCTACCAGCAGCACTACAGCCTGATCGGCACCACTGACCGTCGCTACCAGGGCGATCCGTCCCAGGTCGGTATCAGCGAGGAGGAGATCGGCTATCTGCTCGAGGTGCTCAATGGCCACTTCCAGCGTCAGCTCAGCCGCGACGATGTCATCGCCACCTACTCCGGCGTGCGGCCGCTGTGCGACGATGAGTCGGAAAACCCCTCGGCAATGACCCGCGACTACACCCTGGATCTCGACACCCACGGCGCCCCGCTGCTGTCGATCTTCGGTGGCAAGATCACCACCTATCGCAAGCTCGCCGAGGCGGCCCTGCACAAGCTGAAGCCGCTGCTGCCGCAGATGCGCGCAGCATGGACCGCCGAGGCCACCCTGCCCGGCGGCGACATCGATGGCCGCGAGGCGTTCGCCGCCCGCCTCCAGCGCGACTACGCGTTCCTGCCGACGGCGTGGACAGAGCGCTTCGCCTCCAGCTACGGCAGCCTGTGCCTTCACTTTCTCGATGGCGTCAAACGCCTTGAGACGCTGGGCGAGGAGTTCGGTGGCGGGCTGACCCGCGCAGAGGTCGACTATCTCATCGATCACGAGTGGGCCCGCGCCAGTGACGACATCCTGTGGCGGCGCACCAAGCTGGGCCTAGTGCTGACGCCGGCCCAGGTCGAGGCGCTGGACGCCTACCTCGCCACCCACCCCAGCCTGACCGCAACCAGCCCCGCGGTCGCCATGGGAGAGGTCTGA